Proteins found in one Dermacentor silvarum isolate Dsil-2018 chromosome 8, BIME_Dsil_1.4, whole genome shotgun sequence genomic segment:
- the LOC119462106 gene encoding transmembrane protein 60, with the protein MAVLHKVLLAWFLFTVFLVLLALRLDEKTDWNWFIVFVPMWAFDIKLFLYLTIRLMKSCKRRRENSREIRRRLWALCCLLLKSAFQICLCTRLQYTSSFPWVFVALPLWILLLGVSCNVLVHLISQS; encoded by the coding sequence ATGGCAGTGCTTCACAAGGTTCTACTTGCGTGGTTCCTGTTCACCGTCTTTCTCGTTCTGCTCGCGCTGAGGTTGGACGAGAAGACCGACTGGAATTGGTTCATCGTGTTCGTTCCTATGTGGGCGTTTGACATCAAGCTTTTCCTTTACCTAACCATACGCCTCATGAAGTCGTGCAAGCGGCGACGCGAGAACTCGCGCGAGATACGCCGCAGGTTGTGGGCCCTGTGCTGCTTACTCCTGAAATCTGCCTTCCAGATATGCCTCTGCACGAGACTGCAGTACACTTCCAGCTTCCCGTGGGTGTTTGTGGCGCTGCCGCTGTGGATTCTTCTACTCGGCGTCTCGTGCAATGTGCTCGTGCATCTGATATCTCAGAGCTGA